GGGCGAAGGTCACCGCCGGCGGTTCCTGATCCCCCGGCCCCCGGTCATCCGGATCCTCGCCTTCGCGTCGATGCCTTCAGGAGACCGGCCGGGCCCGTTCCGCAACCAGCTTCGAGCACAGTTGCAGAAAATAGGCGAACCAGCTGAAGATCCCGAAAAACTTGGATCCGTCCTCGATGTAGAAGTGGCCCGACGCCCCGTGAGGGAGCGTATCCGAGTACATGGACAACGCGAAGAACATGTAGGCGAAAATCAGGAACAGGAAATTCGTTTTCACGATCTTTCTGAAAAATACGACGCTGTAAGCCCCGATCATCAGGAAGTAGGAAAGCTGCACCCACGTTTCTCCGATCTGCAGAAGATTCGGAAAGATGTGCTCATGGACCTGCAGCATGTCGTCGGTCATCAAGACCGTCGTTACGATTCCCGAAAGCAGGAGATAGGACCGGAACTCGTTGTCTTTTTTTCCCAGGGCGAAGCTGCAGAAAAAGCACAACACCGCCGCGGAGCACCACAGAAGGATCCCGGCGTTCGAGAGGATGCCGTAGTAGAAAGGAGCTTCCGCAAGGGCGAGCGGATCTTTCGTGAAATAGTAGAGCGGAATGTCCCGGGAGAACCGCAGAACCACGAACATCGAGAAGAACGCGAACGGCGGCAGGTACGTTTTCAGCAGCAACGCCGGGAGATCCGCCGGTATCGGCAACGCCGGAAACCACTTCCTGACATTTTCCATGGGGTCCCTGATTTCTCCGGATAATTCAGGAGAGCCGTCGGACGAACGAGAAGAAGTGCGCGCTCAGGCTGGCGCCGAAGCGGGGATTGATCTCGATGAGCATCGGCCGGCCGCCGGCGACCTTGTAATTGAAGCAGCACAGGCCTTCGAAGCCGATGTGCCGCAGGATGGATCCGAAGAGGTCGAGGTACGGGCACTCCGTCCGGGAGATGGCGACCGGCTTGTCGGGCCCCTTGATATACATATCCCGGTCGTAAGCGAACTCCAGGTTGATGTGGCAGACCGTCCTCCCTTCGCGGATGAGCATGTGCGTGGTGTACTCCCTGTCTCCGCGGACGATCTCCTGGCAGAAGTACTCCTCGCTCTCGACCTTCTCGCGCAGCGCGTCCTCCTGCTCCCGGCAGGTGATGATATGCGAGTTTGCGCCGAAGCCGTCGGACCGCTTCTTCAGAATGTAGGGGTAGAGCAGGCTCCTGCCCATCTTCGGGATCAGGACCGCGAACCGGCTCTCGATCATCGCCTTGTTGAACCGGTACTTGTCGTCGCAAAGCCGCACACTCTCCGCCGAGGGGATGGGGATCGGGTTGTTCCGGACCAGCTCCCGGATCCCGTCGAGGAAGAGGATGTCTTCGATGGCGATGGGGACGATGAGATCGTGCCGCTTGACGTTTTCGGCGGTGATGTCGTCGAAGGTCAGCTCGTGCCGCGTGTACCGGAAGTCCTTGCGGATGGCGGGCTCCCAGTCGTCCTTCTTCGAGAAGAGGATCCGGAACGTGCGGCGGCCGGAAATTGTGGACACGTACCTCCGCCTGACGAGCAGGTACGATTCCCCCAGCCGGTCCATCCAGGTCATGGCATTCATGACGCCCCCCCTCGGAACATGGGTCCTGCATACCCTACCATCCCGGTGACGCAACGGGAAGGGGCTTAATAAATGGGGATTCAGTCGGAACTCGCAAGAGCTCCCGGGACGGAACCGCGACCGAGGAGACGGGATACCACCGGTCCGGCCGCTTCCCTTCGATGGCGAGATCGACGTGCGCCGAGGCGCCGTCTTCCGACAGGACCGCTACGTCCAGGGAGTAGGTGCCGGGAGGTACGCCGGCCGGGATCTGGAGGAGGTCTTCGACTTCGTGGGTCCCCGGCAGCCATTTCCGGAGGTCCGCGGAGCTTCTCCAGGACGCCGCCGCGTTGTCGGTTCCGCCTGCCCGGATCCGGTACGCAAGCGGCCACGGATGATAGACGGGTGCAACTCCCTTGTTCTCCCAGAGGGACCGAACGGCCAGGAAACCGCCGGGGGGCGTCCGGGCGGGATGGGAGAGCTCCCGCAGCACGAAGCGATACCCGGCTTTCTTGAGGAACTCGAGGACTTTCGGGCGCCACGCGGCCGGCACGGGCGAGGACTTCGCGTTCAGCACCGATACGTGCCACTCCAGCCCCTTCTCGAGGATCCGGTCGATGTCGAATCCCCGGTCGTACCAGTTCCTCATGACTCCGCACGTTTCGAACTGCACCGGCCCCTTCTTCCACGCGTCGCGGACCGCCGGGATCCGGACGGTTCGGCCGTACACGTCGTCCATGTGGTTCCACTTCGGTCCGAAGATCCCGTAGTCTCCGAAGCAGTCCCCGCGCCAGCCGGCCCCCCGGGAGGCGGCGTACTCGACGGGCCCCCCCTGGAGCATCACGAGCGGCGTGTCCGGGAAATACCGGAAGTACCAGTCGACGATGCGGCGCCGGTTCTCCGCCGTGGGGTAGTACTTCCGGCAGATATTCTTCGCCTCGCCCTGGCAGCAGGCAGTGTTCCATTCCCCCCAGCAGCCGACCGTGCCGATGTCCACGTGATCGATCTCCGGCGACCCCGCGTACCGGCGGCCGAACGCCTTGACGAGCCGCTCGTGGTAATCGAGAAACACCGGGTCGTTGTGATCGGGAAAGGCGTCCCCGCCGACCGCGACGGACGCGACCCCCTTTTCGAGCAGCCACTTCGGCGTGGAGCCCTTGTACACGCTCATGATCCGGAAGGCGAGGGCCTCCCCCTTGGACCGCGCCCTACGGATCACGTTGTCCACGAGGGCGAAGTTGTACCGCCCCTCGGACGGCTCGAGCCGGTTCCAGGTCCACCGGAAGTAGGCGACGGTCTGGCGCGGATAGCTTTCGATGGAGGGTGGCGGTATTCCCCATCCCGCCCCGAAATGGAAATCGGCCAGCCCCATCCCCGGATTGTAGAGGACGTCGTCGATCTCGACCGGCCGCACCGTCACCACGGTCGGGGCTTCCCGGACCGGGGACGGCTCCGGAACGGCGCGTTTCAGGCGCCCGTCCGTCCCCCGGCAGGCGGGAAGCGCGGCGGCCGCGGCCAGCAGGATGACCGGAAGAAGGATGCGCCACCGGGCGTTCGGTTCCACGCGCATGATTCCCAAAGATACCAGATCGAACGCTCCTCCTCGAAGGGTGTTATCCTTGCCGCGGGGGAGGGAACGTTTTAACATGTGGATTGAGCGGGAAACGGCGCGAACCGTCGTTTGAGCACGTCCGGGCGTGTCATCGCCGGAAGAGAACCAATATGAAGGAAGGCGACGGGAAGTACCAAAGACGACGTCTCTACCTTCGAAGACAGTTTCTTTTGGGCCCCCGCCATGCAGAGTCACTCGAGGGGTGGCGCCATCATGTTGTTGCCGGAAGGAGTGAACTGCGGTTCACCGTAAGCCCGGATCTGCCGGTCGTGCAGGAGGATTGCGACGGATGGCAGGTCACCTTGCTCGGCTACATCCTGGATCCGTCTCGC
The sequence above is a segment of the Thermodesulfobacteriota bacterium genome. Coding sequences within it:
- a CDS encoding DUF4832 domain-containing protein, which codes for MEPNARWRILLPVILLAAAAALPACRGTDGRLKRAVPEPSPVREAPTVVTVRPVEIDDVLYNPGMGLADFHFGAGWGIPPPSIESYPRQTVAYFRWTWNRLEPSEGRYNFALVDNVIRRARSKGEALAFRIMSVYKGSTPKWLLEKGVASVAVGGDAFPDHNDPVFLDYHERLVKAFGRRYAGSPEIDHVDIGTVGCWGEWNTACCQGEAKNICRKYYPTAENRRRIVDWYFRYFPDTPLVMLQGGPVEYAASRGAGWRGDCFGDYGIFGPKWNHMDDVYGRTVRIPAVRDAWKKGPVQFETCGVMRNWYDRGFDIDRILEKGLEWHVSVLNAKSSPVPAAWRPKVLEFLKKAGYRFVLRELSHPARTPPGGFLAVRSLWENKGVAPVYHPWPLAYRIRAGGTDNAAASWRSSADLRKWLPGTHEVEDLLQIPAGVPPGTYSLDVAVLSEDGASAHVDLAIEGKRPDRWYPVSSVAVPSRELLRVPTESPFIKPLPVASPGW
- a CDS encoding ATP-grasp domain-containing protein, encoding MNAMTWMDRLGESYLLVRRRYVSTISGRRTFRILFSKKDDWEPAIRKDFRYTRHELTFDDITAENVKRHDLIVPIAIEDILFLDGIRELVRNNPIPIPSAESVRLCDDKYRFNKAMIESRFAVLIPKMGRSLLYPYILKKRSDGFGANSHIITCREQEDALREKVESEEYFCQEIVRGDREYTTHMLIREGRTVCHINLEFAYDRDMYIKGPDKPVAISRTECPYLDLFGSILRHIGFEGLCCFNYKVAGGRPMLIEINPRFGASLSAHFFSFVRRLS